The following are encoded in a window of Collinsella aerofaciens genomic DNA:
- a CDS encoding sulfate/molybdate ABC transporter ATP-binding protein, translated as MSLVLDIKKRYPGFMLDMQLEAGEDRVALLGASGCGKSCTLRCIAGVETPDEGKIVVNGVTFFDSAAGINLSPQERKCALLFQNYQLFPNMTVADNVCAGVKDAGDAAARKKLAERYLGIFGLSDFADRYPARLSGGQQQRVALARMVAAHPGIFMFDEPMSALDSYLKSALEQNMLDLFDVCNRTVLYVSHDIDEACRLCQRICVMHDGHVEEIGSVEDVVRRPQTLAALRLTGCKNTSRACKIGDEEVEALDWGMTFNVGREVPDGVAYLGIRASYFHVDNRAERGRNSYDLHVARVSDSRFERLVLLDVPRGDAPTRLQWKVNKVGVPVDELPQAGETLRMHFDASRIHLVCR; from the coding sequence ATGTCGCTCGTTCTGGATATCAAAAAGCGCTATCCCGGGTTTATGCTCGACATGCAGCTTGAGGCCGGCGAGGATCGTGTGGCGCTGCTCGGTGCCTCGGGTTGCGGCAAGAGCTGTACGCTGCGCTGCATCGCCGGCGTGGAGACGCCCGACGAGGGCAAGATCGTCGTCAACGGCGTGACCTTTTTTGACTCGGCGGCGGGCATCAACCTGTCGCCCCAGGAGCGAAAATGCGCCCTGCTGTTCCAAAACTATCAGCTGTTTCCCAACATGACGGTGGCCGATAACGTATGCGCCGGTGTAAAGGATGCGGGCGACGCCGCCGCGCGCAAAAAGCTCGCCGAGCGCTATCTGGGCATTTTCGGTCTGTCCGATTTTGCCGACCGCTATCCCGCGCGACTCTCGGGCGGTCAGCAACAACGTGTGGCGCTTGCCCGCATGGTGGCGGCGCATCCGGGCATTTTTATGTTCGACGAGCCCATGAGCGCGCTCGATTCCTATCTTAAGAGCGCCCTCGAGCAGAACATGCTCGACCTGTTCGACGTCTGTAACCGTACCGTGCTCTACGTGAGCCACGACATCGACGAAGCGTGCCGCCTGTGCCAGCGTATCTGCGTGATGCACGACGGGCATGTTGAGGAGATCGGTTCTGTCGAGGACGTGGTCCGCCGTCCGCAGACGCTGGCGGCGCTGCGCCTAACGGGCTGCAAGAATACAAGCCGGGCGTGCAAGATCGGCGACGAAGAAGTTGAGGCCCTCGACTGGGGCATGACCTTTAACGTAGGTCGGGAGGTCCCCGATGGCGTGGCGTACTTGGGCATTCGCGCAAGCTACTTCCATGTGGACAACCGTGCTGAGCGGGGTCGTAACAGCTACGACCTGCATGTGGCCCGTGTGAGCGATTCGCGCTTTGAGCGGCTGGTGCTGCTGGACGTGCCGCGCGGCGATGCGCCCACGCGTCTGCAGTGGAAGGTCAACAAGGTGGGCGTGCCTGTCGACGAGCTGCCGCAAGCAGGCGAGACGCTGCGCATGCACTTCGATGCGAGTAGGATCCATTTGGTTTGTCGATAG
- the glp gene encoding gephyrin-like molybdotransferase Glp, translating into MAEKLIPLEDAQSIVLSHVAPTDLIEIPVWQAAGLPLAEDAVADIDISPFANSAMDGYAVRSADLAQASGEAPVTLDVIGHEAAGHVFEGAIGAGETVRIMTGAPVPEGADAVVKYEIVDVLDGDGNEGSRVRFSAPAKVGENVRSAAEEAHAGDVVMHAGEVVAPAGAGLLASAGYANVKVHAAPRVGIISLGTELVAPGELPARGQIRDSNSSALMAEALDAGAEPVFYGIAPDDEQAIAELVHRAVQECDFVITSGGASAGDYDYVTALVRREGEVLFDRISMRPGKAITFGLLGGKPYLGLSGNPAAAYVGFEMLARPAIRKMRGFAEGTRPVQQATVTHGVKKRQHRRFFDRATVLRDPETGELLVTEAKTQNSALLGTMQRANCLLRIDEGPCELKAGDAVDVVRVDLPEGTAL; encoded by the coding sequence ATGGCAGAGAAACTCATTCCACTGGAGGACGCGCAGTCGATTGTCCTGTCGCACGTTGCTCCGACGGATCTCATCGAGATTCCCGTGTGGCAGGCCGCCGGTCTTCCCTTGGCCGAGGACGCGGTGGCCGATATCGACATCTCGCCGTTTGCCAACAGCGCTATGGACGGATATGCCGTGCGCTCGGCGGACTTGGCGCAGGCATCTGGCGAGGCGCCGGTGACGCTCGACGTTATCGGACACGAGGCCGCGGGCCATGTGTTTGAGGGCGCAATCGGCGCGGGCGAGACGGTCCGCATCATGACGGGCGCGCCGGTACCCGAAGGTGCCGATGCCGTTGTGAAGTACGAGATCGTCGATGTGCTTGACGGTGACGGCAACGAGGGCTCGCGTGTGAGGTTCTCGGCGCCGGCCAAGGTGGGGGAGAACGTTCGCTCTGCCGCCGAGGAGGCCCATGCCGGCGATGTTGTGATGCACGCCGGCGAGGTTGTGGCTCCGGCCGGCGCCGGCCTGCTGGCGAGCGCCGGGTATGCGAACGTGAAGGTGCATGCCGCTCCGCGCGTGGGCATTATCTCGCTGGGCACGGAGCTGGTCGCGCCGGGTGAGCTGCCGGCGCGCGGGCAGATTCGCGATTCCAACTCGTCGGCGTTGATGGCCGAGGCACTCGATGCCGGCGCCGAGCCCGTATTCTACGGCATAGCGCCCGATGATGAGCAAGCGATCGCCGAGCTGGTGCATCGTGCCGTGCAGGAGTGCGACTTTGTCATTACGAGCGGTGGCGCCTCGGCGGGCGATTACGACTATGTGACGGCGCTCGTCCGGCGCGAGGGCGAGGTACTGTTTGACCGCATCTCGATGCGTCCGGGCAAGGCCATCACGTTTGGCTTGCTCGGGGGTAAGCCCTACCTGGGGCTTTCAGGCAATCCGGCCGCGGCGTATGTGGGCTTTGAGATGCTCGCCCGCCCGGCGATTCGCAAGATGCGCGGCTTTGCCGAGGGTACGCGTCCCGTGCAGCAGGCGACGGTCACGCACGGCGTGAAAAAGCGACAGCATCGCCGCTTCTTCGATCGCGCCACGGTTTTGCGCGACCCCGAGACCGGTGAGTTGTTGGTGACCGAGGCTAAGACACAGAATTCGGCGCTGCTTGGAACTATGCAGCGTGCGAACTGTCTGTTGCGTATTGACGAAGGACCGTGCGAGCTCAAGGCGGGAGATGCCGTGGACGTTGTTCGCGTCGACCTGCCCGAGGGAACGGCGCTATAG
- a CDS encoding xanthine phosphoribosyltransferase, which translates to MQELEDRIRHDGIVKAGNVLKVDAFLNHQCDVELFDHMGAEWARLFEGVEINKILTIEASGIGMACIAAQHFGGVPVVFAKKAQSINLDGEQYATTIYSFTKQKEYPVIVGKRFLSEGDKVLIIDDFLANGCALEGLIKICEAAGAEVSGIGIAVEKGFQGGGDKLRERGFRVESLARIADMDCETGEITFA; encoded by the coding sequence ATGCAGGAGCTTGAGGATCGTATTCGCCATGACGGCATCGTAAAGGCCGGTAACGTCCTTAAGGTTGATGCCTTCCTCAACCACCAGTGCGACGTTGAACTGTTCGACCACATGGGCGCCGAGTGGGCCCGTCTGTTCGAGGGTGTCGAGATCAACAAGATCCTGACGATCGAGGCTTCGGGCATTGGCATGGCTTGCATCGCGGCCCAGCATTTTGGCGGCGTGCCGGTTGTCTTTGCCAAGAAGGCGCAGTCCATCAACCTCGACGGCGAGCAGTATGCCACGACCATCTACTCCTTTACCAAGCAGAAGGAGTACCCGGTCATCGTTGGCAAGCGCTTCCTGTCCGAGGGCGACAAGGTCCTGATTATCGACGACTTCCTGGCCAACGGCTGCGCGCTCGAGGGTCTTATCAAGATCTGCGAGGCTGCGGGTGCCGAGGTATCCGGTATTGGCATTGCGGTGGAGAAGGGCTTCCAGGGCGGTGGCGATAAGCTCCGCGAGCGCGGCTTCCGCGTCGAGAGCCTGGCCCGTATCGCCGATATGGACTGCGAGACCGGCGAGATCACCTTCGCCTAA
- the modA gene encoding molybdate ABC transporter substrate-binding protein has protein sequence MFDMVSRRGFVSLSAVAAAGLGLAGCSGSKTSEPAGSDAGSAKASSKKAVELQVFAANSLEKALPEVQELYTEQTGTTFADTQFKASGDLVEQMRAGAAVDVLITASKGTMDDAEAAELVDADTREDMFVNDLVIIRAEGSDTKVEAIAGVANLDGKIAIGDAKTVPAGKYANQALASVGLYTGTEGDDGEYAPEIADKVALADKVGTAAAYVSTGDCVAGFVYSSDIFRYDGIEEAFVCPEDSHKPIVYPGAVAESSEHADEAKAFIDFCLTNKKAQKIWAKYGFELSA, from the coding sequence ATGTTCGATATGGTTTCTCGCCGCGGATTCGTTTCGCTTTCTGCTGTCGCCGCTGCCGGCCTTGGTCTTGCCGGCTGTTCGGGCAGCAAGACGTCCGAGCCGGCCGGATCCGATGCCGGTTCTGCTAAGGCATCTTCCAAGAAAGCTGTCGAGCTGCAGGTCTTTGCCGCCAACTCGCTCGAGAAGGCCCTGCCCGAGGTTCAGGAGCTCTACACCGAGCAGACCGGCACCACCTTTGCCGACACGCAGTTTAAGGCGTCTGGCGACCTTGTCGAGCAGATGCGCGCCGGTGCCGCCGTCGACGTGCTCATCACGGCTTCCAAGGGCACCATGGACGACGCCGAGGCCGCCGAGCTCGTCGACGCCGACACGCGTGAGGACATGTTCGTCAACGACCTTGTGATCATTCGCGCCGAGGGCTCCGATACCAAGGTCGAGGCCATCGCCGGCGTCGCGAATCTGGACGGCAAGATCGCCATCGGCGACGCCAAGACCGTTCCCGCCGGAAAGTACGCCAACCAGGCTCTGGCCTCCGTGGGCCTCTACACCGGCACCGAGGGCGACGACGGTGAGTATGCTCCCGAGATTGCCGACAAGGTCGCACTGGCCGATAAAGTTGGTACCGCCGCCGCCTATGTGTCCACAGGCGACTGCGTGGCTGGATTTGTCTACAGCTCCGATATCTTCCGCTACGACGGCATCGAGGAGGCCTTCGTGTGTCCCGAGGACTCGCACAAGCCCATCGTGTATCCGGGCGCTGTCGCCGAGAGCTCCGAGCATGCCGACGAAGCCAAGGCGTTCATCGACTTCTGTCTGACCAACAAGAAGGCTCAGAAGATTTGGGCTAAGTACGGCTTTGAGCTTTCCGCGTAG
- the modB gene encoding molybdate ABC transporter permease subunit, with product MLNRFRMLVACALTFVLCWVPGFAFAGDAEDGAQVAATAHGLSYGIEGFERLAKGTARAMESQPEGYRFPVDEDVDLVVAPAADRVVVWISPKAVEKFGLDLQDNECVSGLKVLVCELDSANCMGGAQLGDVDLPWYVTAETTFDAGGYTYSFDERGADGDRYVVIASASGDAKGGARWLDSAHMVEASSVVLRDEQGPLTSLASFLGDIDYRPFWVSIKTSGLALVIAFALGLFAAWKTMGTSSRIKGLLDSVFTIPMVLPPTVCGFLLLILFGRSTGVGQWLIAHGISIVFTWPAAVISAVVVSFPLVYRTALGAFESLDTQMLDAARTLGWSERRIFTKLMMPLGWPSIAAGTVLAFARAMGEFGCTLFFAGNYAGITQTIPIAIYFEWMGGNTSVALFWVVVVIAFSFLVILFINMYTAHSQKYRERGLSRAERKQAKDLAGQGDSLDPAGGDALRIDREALAELMRDDAALQGGR from the coding sequence GTGCTTAATAGATTCCGCATGCTTGTCGCCTGTGCTTTGACCTTCGTGCTTTGCTGGGTGCCGGGATTTGCGTTTGCTGGGGACGCTGAGGACGGGGCCCAGGTTGCTGCGACCGCTCATGGGCTTTCCTATGGGATCGAGGGTTTTGAGCGGTTGGCCAAGGGGACCGCTCGTGCCATGGAGAGCCAGCCTGAGGGCTACCGGTTTCCCGTTGACGAGGACGTGGACCTTGTGGTGGCGCCTGCTGCCGATCGCGTTGTGGTGTGGATATCGCCCAAGGCGGTCGAGAAGTTTGGATTGGATCTGCAGGACAACGAGTGTGTATCGGGTCTCAAGGTCCTCGTCTGTGAGCTCGACAGCGCAAACTGCATGGGAGGTGCGCAGCTGGGGGACGTGGATCTTCCTTGGTATGTCACGGCGGAAACAACGTTTGATGCCGGCGGGTATACCTATAGCTTTGACGAGCGCGGTGCGGATGGGGACCGTTATGTGGTGATTGCATCAGCCTCGGGTGATGCCAAGGGCGGCGCGCGTTGGCTTGATAGCGCTCACATGGTAGAAGCATCGTCTGTCGTGTTGCGGGATGAGCAGGGGCCCTTGACCTCTCTGGCTTCCTTTTTGGGCGACATCGACTATCGCCCGTTTTGGGTGTCCATTAAAACGAGCGGTCTTGCCCTGGTGATCGCGTTTGCGCTGGGCCTGTTCGCCGCGTGGAAGACCATGGGTACCTCGAGTCGCATCAAGGGCCTGCTCGATTCGGTCTTTACGATTCCTATGGTGCTGCCGCCTACGGTGTGCGGCTTTTTGCTGCTTATTCTGTTTGGCCGTTCGACCGGGGTGGGCCAGTGGCTCATCGCGCACGGCATCTCGATCGTCTTTACCTGGCCCGCGGCGGTCATTTCGGCCGTCGTTGTGTCGTTTCCGCTGGTCTACCGCACGGCACTCGGAGCCTTCGAGAGCCTCGACACGCAGATGCTCGATGCGGCGCGCACGCTTGGCTGGTCCGAGCGTCGCATCTTTACCAAGCTTATGATGCCCCTTGGTTGGCCCTCAATCGCAGCGGGCACGGTGCTCGCCTTTGCCCGCGCGATGGGCGAGTTTGGCTGCACGCTGTTCTTTGCGGGCAACTATGCCGGCATTACCCAGACCATTCCCATCGCCATCTACTTTGAGTGGATGGGGGGCAACACGTCGGTAGCCCTCTTTTGGGTCGTGGTCGTAATTGCGTTCAGCTTCCTGGTCATTCTGTTCATCAATATGTACACCGCTCATTCGCAAAAGTATCGCGAGCGGGGCCTTTCCCGTGCGGAGCGCAAACAGGCCAAAGATCTTGCCGGACAGGGCGATTCGCTCGACCCGGCGGGCGGCGATGCCTTGCGTATCGATCGCGAGGCGCTGGCCGAGCTCATGCGCGATGATGCCGCTTTGCAGGGAGGTCGATAG
- a CDS encoding MFS transporter, protein MEKTAEQLRREHIALEGDTHGKNKWAILFTVLIMTFMVCLDSTVVTVALPVMQKELGVGLDRIQLVSSVYLLATCVAMLPFGRLGDVRGKVNVFQLGVIVFSVGSLLCGLSASLEVLILARIVQGVGCAAAMANNMGIITESFPARERGRAMGILATFVALGMMCDPVLGGMLVASFPWESIFLINLPIGVISFIVGLYTLPHVRPEVGERPMPLAEAARRCFANSAFTINLACMLIVFVGIGASEFILPFYFQDAHGFGSDISGLLFLALPMVNAFIGPLSGTVSDRVGCEGPTAVGLGVYVCGLFAVSTLDERSSIPVIVCCVAFMSCGTSIFQSPNNSLYMGSAPREALGFAGSLGSLARYAGMALGITAASHILYGQMSVAMGEAVTSFVTGRPDVFLFGFRSVFYVLMAVAAVGFALAMVRLVKMRARH, encoded by the coding sequence ATGGAGAAAACTGCAGAGCAGCTGCGCCGCGAGCACATTGCTCTAGAGGGCGACACCCATGGCAAAAACAAATGGGCGATTCTGTTTACCGTGCTCATCATGACGTTTATGGTGTGTCTGGATTCGACCGTCGTGACCGTGGCGCTGCCCGTGATGCAAAAGGAGCTGGGCGTGGGCCTCGATCGCATTCAGCTGGTAAGCTCGGTGTATCTGCTTGCGACTTGCGTGGCTATGTTGCCGTTTGGCCGTCTGGGCGACGTGCGCGGCAAGGTGAATGTGTTCCAGCTGGGCGTCATCGTCTTTTCGGTCGGTTCGCTGCTGTGCGGCCTTTCGGCCTCGCTCGAAGTTCTTATCCTGGCACGCATTGTTCAGGGCGTCGGTTGCGCGGCGGCCATGGCTAACAACATGGGTATCATCACCGAGTCGTTTCCGGCGCGCGAACGAGGCCGTGCCATGGGTATTCTCGCGACCTTCGTGGCCCTCGGCATGATGTGTGACCCCGTGCTCGGCGGCATGCTGGTGGCAAGCTTTCCCTGGGAGAGCATCTTCCTCATCAACCTGCCCATTGGCGTGATCTCGTTTATCGTGGGACTCTACACACTGCCGCATGTTAGGCCAGAGGTCGGCGAACGCCCCATGCCCCTTGCCGAGGCCGCTCGTCGCTGCTTTGCAAATTCGGCCTTCACCATCAACCTTGCCTGCATGCTCATCGTGTTCGTTGGTATTGGCGCATCCGAGTTTATCCTGCCGTTCTATTTTCAGGACGCCCACGGCTTTGGTTCCGACATTTCCGGATTGCTGTTTTTGGCGCTGCCGATGGTGAATGCCTTTATCGGCCCGCTTTCGGGAACGGTTTCGGACCGTGTTGGCTGCGAGGGTCCTACGGCTGTCGGCCTGGGCGTGTACGTGTGCGGTCTCTTTGCGGTAAGCACGCTCGACGAGCGCTCTTCTATCCCTGTGATCGTGTGCTGCGTCGCATTTATGTCGTGCGGTACGTCGATTTTCCAGAGCCCTAACAATTCGTTGTATATGGGCTCGGCTCCGCGCGAAGCACTCGGCTTTGCGGGCAGCCTGGGTAGTTTGGCACGCTACGCCGGCATGGCGCTCGGCATTACGGCGGCGTCGCATATCCTGTATGGGCAGATGAGCGTGGCAATGGGCGAGGCCGTGACCAGTTTTGTTACAGGTCGTCCGGATGTGTTCCTGTTTGGCTTTCGCTCGGTGTTCTACGTGCTTATGGCTGTGGCCGCTGTGGGCTTTGCGCTTGCCATGGTGCGTTTGGTGAAGATGCGCGCCCGCCATTAG
- a CDS encoding peptide chain release factor-like protein: protein MDENKMGWREYAHYAEMSVEELARDCEVQVFRATGPGGQGVNTTDSAVRMKHGPTGITVTARESRSQFQNRSSCLRKLRAELERRGRPPRRRVKTKVPQRSRQRRLNDKHFNAIKKANRRKPGSDE from the coding sequence ATGGATGAGAACAAGATGGGATGGCGTGAGTATGCGCACTATGCCGAGATGTCGGTCGAGGAGTTGGCACGCGATTGCGAGGTTCAGGTGTTTCGCGCGACGGGTCCGGGCGGACAGGGCGTGAACACGACAGACTCTGCTGTGCGCATGAAGCATGGGCCCACGGGGATTACCGTGACGGCGCGCGAGAGCCGCAGTCAGTTCCAAAACCGTAGCAGCTGCCTGCGTAAGCTGCGCGCTGAGCTTGAGCGTCGCGGGCGTCCACCGCGCCGACGCGTAAAGACCAAGGTGCCTCAGCGCTCTCGCCAGCGCAGGCTCAACGACAAGCACTTCAATGCGATTAAAAAAGCCAACCGACGCAAGCCGGGCAGCGACGAATAG
- a CDS encoding chloride channel protein — MAHNDKTESANETQDHSQPLDDGGFFSLNDVIMAGRHQLTRSEHLLAADTRRNARNLLASAKLLVLVVIVSLAMGVAAWAFLASLNIATDYREHHVWVYALLPVVGVATAWVYKNHGLAAKRGNNLVIDSALGTRLIHMRMAVLTFVCSTLTHLTGGSAGREGAAVQIGGTIASNISSLAHLKKHDHHDLMLAGISSAFGAVFGSPLAGAFFGMEMCFIGKIDYTAGIYCLVASFTGYFTSLALGTEYEANDIASVPNMTPRTVVIVVISAIIFGLTARLFAWSVRTVKSLYGRFITNYLIRALIGALVVLAAYALLDAWDYAGLSTWLSGAGFAGNTTLADAVIKLVVTALTLGAGFQGGEVTPLFGIGAALGGWIGCLVGIDPSFLAALGMLGVFCAGLNVPITTCMMAIDLFHGTAAGFFVIVAFISYLTAGHRGVYPAQRIISPKRRSLIVDEGGTVADAIERHNDLIE, encoded by the coding sequence ATGGCTCATAACGACAAAACCGAAAGCGCAAACGAAACGCAGGATCATTCCCAGCCGCTCGACGACGGCGGCTTTTTCTCCCTGAACGACGTCATCATGGCAGGCAGGCATCAACTTACCCGCTCCGAGCATCTCTTGGCTGCCGACACGCGCCGCAACGCCCGCAACCTACTTGCGAGCGCTAAGTTGCTCGTACTCGTCGTCATCGTCTCGCTCGCCATGGGCGTTGCCGCTTGGGCGTTTTTGGCCTCGCTGAATATCGCGACCGACTATCGCGAGCACCATGTGTGGGTCTACGCCTTGCTTCCCGTTGTGGGCGTTGCCACCGCATGGGTGTACAAAAACCACGGTCTTGCCGCCAAGCGTGGCAACAACCTGGTCATCGACTCCGCTCTGGGCACACGCCTCATCCATATGCGCATGGCCGTCCTCACCTTCGTCTGCTCCACGCTCACGCACCTAACGGGCGGATCGGCCGGTCGCGAGGGAGCCGCGGTGCAGATTGGCGGCACCATCGCCAGCAACATCTCGAGCCTCGCCCACCTCAAAAAGCATGACCACCACGACCTCATGCTCGCCGGCATCTCGTCGGCCTTTGGCGCCGTATTCGGCTCGCCCCTTGCCGGAGCTTTCTTTGGCATGGAGATGTGCTTTATCGGCAAGATCGACTACACGGCGGGCATCTACTGCCTGGTCGCCTCATTTACCGGCTACTTTACATCACTCGCCCTAGGTACCGAGTACGAGGCGAATGATATCGCCAGCGTTCCCAACATGACACCACGGACGGTTGTCATCGTTGTTATCAGCGCCATTATCTTCGGTCTGACGGCACGCCTCTTTGCCTGGTCAGTTCGAACCGTCAAGAGCCTGTACGGTCGCTTTATCACCAATTATCTTATTCGCGCACTCATAGGTGCACTCGTGGTTTTGGCCGCCTATGCCCTCCTCGACGCCTGGGACTACGCCGGCCTTTCCACGTGGCTTTCCGGCGCCGGATTTGCCGGCAACACCACCCTGGCGGACGCAGTCATCAAGTTGGTCGTCACAGCGCTCACCCTGGGCGCCGGCTTCCAAGGCGGCGAGGTCACGCCCCTGTTTGGTATCGGTGCGGCGCTCGGCGGCTGGATCGGTTGCCTCGTCGGAATCGATCCCAGCTTTCTAGCAGCGCTGGGCATGCTCGGCGTGTTCTGCGCCGGCCTTAACGTGCCTATCACCACCTGTATGATGGCCATCGACCTGTTCCACGGCACGGCAGCCGGGTTCTTTGTCATCGTGGCCTTTATCAGCTACCTAACCGCCGGACACCGCGGCGTGTACCCCGCCCAGCGCATCATCTCGCCCAAGCGCCGTTCGCTTATTGTGGATGAGGGCGGTACGGTAGCGGATGCTATCGAGCGCCACAACGACCTGATAGAGTAG
- a CDS encoding MogA/MoaB family molybdenum cofactor biosynthesis protein, producing the protein MELKISIVTCSDTRDLLQDEAGAALEELIEAQGWTVASHVVVRDDVSEIGDAIVEAADECHANVVLTCGGTGLSMRDVTPEATRAVCDRDVPGIAEAIRAYSMTKTRRAMLSRAICMQRGHTLVVNFPGSTKAARESWEAIADQLEHAAQMTAGGGHTN; encoded by the coding sequence ATGGAGTTGAAGATTTCGATCGTGACGTGCTCGGACACACGCGATCTTTTGCAGGATGAGGCCGGAGCTGCACTCGAGGAACTTATCGAGGCACAGGGCTGGACGGTCGCCTCACATGTGGTCGTGCGCGACGACGTCAGCGAGATCGGTGATGCCATTGTGGAAGCTGCCGATGAGTGCCACGCCAATGTCGTGCTCACCTGCGGCGGCACGGGGCTTTCGATGCGAGATGTGACGCCCGAGGCGACGCGTGCCGTCTGCGACCGCGATGTGCCGGGTATTGCAGAGGCAATCCGCGCGTATTCGATGACCAAGACGCGCCGCGCCATGCTCTCGCGCGCTATTTGCATGCAACGAGGTCATACACTTGTCGTAAACTTTCCCGGTTCTACGAAGGCCGCCCGCGAAAGCTGGGAGGCCATAGCAGACCAGCTGGAGCATGCGGCTCAGATGACAGCTGGCGGCGGACATACCAACTAA
- a CDS encoding diacylglycerol/lipid kinase family protein yields the protein MHATDFGLTLIIANPAAQSGAAREVAERLQRFLDMTARASQFDLVLTERMGHAKELAAQAQGYRTVIALGGDGVIHEVVNGLMTQEEDTRPALAILPVGSGNDFAQTLGIDDFSGKDFGALLTCELQRQDIGRIRLWNPTSGSGEATVEYYDQTLSVGIDAAIGLGTTELRKKTSLTGAPLYTLSGLEQFGLRYRNYPMTVSFDGAPAERVRAIIMAIQLGPTYGSGYRICPDADPCDGILDVCYACGPVPRTVALPMFLSAKDGHHTKLPPVRMRRCRHAELTFEEPDYPIQADGEPVVASRIEVDILAGALHVWHPTR from the coding sequence ATGCACGCAACTGATTTTGGCCTCACGCTCATCATCGCCAACCCAGCCGCCCAGTCGGGTGCGGCGCGCGAAGTTGCCGAGCGCCTGCAACGCTTTTTGGATATGACCGCGCGCGCATCCCAGTTTGACCTGGTGCTGACCGAGCGCATGGGACACGCCAAGGAGCTGGCCGCACAGGCTCAGGGCTATCGCACCGTTATCGCCCTTGGCGGCGACGGCGTGATTCACGAGGTCGTCAACGGGCTTATGACGCAAGAGGAGGACACCCGCCCCGCTCTTGCCATCCTACCCGTGGGCTCCGGCAACGATTTTGCCCAAACGCTCGGCATCGACGATTTCTCCGGTAAGGATTTTGGCGCGCTACTCACCTGCGAGCTGCAGCGTCAGGACATCGGGCGCATTCGCTTATGGAACCCCACAAGCGGCAGCGGCGAGGCTACCGTTGAGTACTACGACCAGACGCTTTCGGTCGGCATCGATGCCGCCATCGGCCTTGGCACCACCGAGCTACGCAAAAAGACGAGCCTCACCGGCGCGCCGCTCTACACTCTTTCGGGACTTGAGCAGTTTGGCCTACGCTATCGCAATTACCCCATGACAGTCAGCTTTGACGGGGCGCCCGCCGAGCGCGTAAGGGCGATCATCATGGCGATTCAGCTGGGTCCTACCTATGGCTCGGGCTATCGCATCTGTCCCGACGCCGACCCCTGTGACGGCATACTCGACGTCTGCTACGCCTGCGGCCCCGTCCCTCGCACGGTTGCCCTGCCTATGTTTCTTTCGGCCAAGGACGGCCACCATACCAAGTTGCCGCCGGTTCGCATGCGCCGCTGCCGCCATGCCGAGCTCACCTTTGAGGAGCCCGACTACCCCATTCAGGCCGACGGCGAGCCCGTTGTCGCCTCGCGCATCGAGGTCGACATCCTCGCCGGCGCCCTCCACGTCTGGCACCCCACCCGCTAA